The following proteins come from a genomic window of Carassius auratus strain Wakin chromosome 18, ASM336829v1, whole genome shotgun sequence:
- the kifc3 gene encoding kinesin-like protein KIFC3 isoform X7 produces the protein MSDGEEESSFLSLPNSVLQRHCLTSDLSETSTSEQQQLLIQKVTLSCSWTSAYTLQERVCEFQARLRSEDATKRLLLQQLQTHDHQFNQHNHQNEKHSSINQEHQEQLRLQDGQLNQAESPTGVRSSSVLTQRPVDFPSAVQVSKVHSQEQLQKDTGDQLALITGLRTQVKELEEKLADQTQEVERLRSELGATDLEKQLEVLESENQRLKQELRASQTQSSCSAGHCPHRQDVEVLRGELCRKDEECCERERRLAALEQQVQERTGAVVQLQQRLEETAQHRQELQQQLEEASRLRSQSEEQLTSRLQDAEEALSRQAALTPQVKYVTKTVEVESAQCKQALMEAQGRNHALQEQLSVQRQLLRELEQQLHESQRSSTQLRQQILVYEGEMERAQGQLEAEMQSLEEEKNRVIEEAFIRAESEMKAVHENLAGVRMNLLTLQPALRTLTCDYNCLKRQVQDFPYMLEKAITEAKQEICQVIGEVSSANQELLRKYKREMNLRKKCHNELVRLKGNIRVLCRVRPICAGETNAADAKNIVTFDPDDDAVLYLSNKGKLMTFELDKVFPTQSTQEEVFQEVQSLVTSCIDGFNVCIFAYGQTGSGKTYTMEGVPEDPGINQRALRLLFSEVSEKKPDWDYKITVSMVEIYNETLRNLLGDNPSEKLDIKMCPDGSGQLYVPGLTEFTVESVEDINKVFDLGHMNRATACTNLNEHSSRSHALLIITVAGFNSSTGHRTSGKLNLVDLAGSERIAKSGAEGSRLREAQCINKSLSALGDVINALRSKHSHVPFRNSRLTYLLQDSLSGDSKTLMMVQVSPLESNISESVCSLKFAQRVRTVEIGPSSSSRRQAETSSTSSSPTHDSVELDSPPVTPVPLPISRASSAGSTLSSTSKTPTTRRRSHSQLSTDRQVDRSSPLVGDGGQVGEVLCGWSLGMNRSAWHGAPHVTSSTATHLTLTPLTPGSFVCERVRV, from the exons ATGAGTGATGGTGAGGAGGAGAGCTCCTTCCTCTCGTTGCCCAACTCTGTCCTTCAGCGCCActgtttgacctctgacctctctgaAACCTCCACCTCAGAACAGCAGCAGCTGCTCATACAG AAGGTTACTTTGTCCTGCTCCTGGACGTCTGCCTAC ACGCTGCAGGAGAGAGTTTGTGAGTTCCAGGCACGTTTGCGCAGCGAGGACGCCACAAAAAGACTCCTGCTACAGCAACTGCAGACACACGACCACCAGTTCAACCAACACAACCACCAGAACGAGAAACATTCATCCATTAACCAAGAACATCAAGAGCAGCTCAGACTGCAGGACGGCCAGCTCAACCAAGCTGAGTCACCtacag gtgtgagGAGCTCTAGTGTTTTGACACAGAGGCCTGTGGATTTTCCCAGCGCTGTACAAGTGAGTAAAGTTCACTCACAGGAGCAACTGCAAAAAGACACGGGAGATCAACTCGCTCTCATTACAGGGCTGCGCACACAG GTCAAGGAGCTGGAGGAGAAACTAGCGGATCAGACGCAGGAGGTGGAGAGACTGCGCTCCGAGCTG gGGGCGACAGATCTGGAGAAACAGCTGGAGGTGCTGGAGAGTGAGAACCAGCGGCTCAAACAGGAGCTGAGGGCCAGTCAGACCcagtccagctgctctgctgGACACTGCCCACACAGACAG GATGTGGAGGTCCTGCGTGGAGAGCTGTGTCGTAAGGACGAGGAGTGCTGCGAGCGAGAGCGGCGTCTGGCTGCGCTGGAGCAGCAGGTGCAGGAGAGGACGGGTGCAGTGGTTCAGCTGCAGCAGCGGCTGGAGGAGACGGCGCAGCACAGACAGGAGCTCCAGCAGCAGCTGGAAGAAGCATCACGTCTCAGGAGCCAGAGCGAGGAGCAGCTGACCTCACGGCTTCAGGACGCTGAGGAGGCTCTGTCTCGCCAGGCTGCTCTGACACCACAGGTCAAG TATGTGACCAAGACGGTTGAAGTGGAGTCGGCTCAGTGTAAGCAGGCTTTAATGGAGGCTCAGGGTCGTAATCATGCTCTGCAGGAGCAGCTGAGTGTCCAGAGACAGCTCCTCAGAGAGCTGGAGCAGCAGCTGCACGAGTCTCAGAGAAGCAGCACTCAGCTCCGCCAGCAG atccTGGTGTATGAGGGTGAGATGGAGAGAGCTCAGGGTCAGCTGGAGGCAGAGATGCAGAgtctggaggaggagaagaacAGAGTGATCGAGGAAGCTTTCATCAGAGCAGAGAGCGAGATGAAGGCCGTCCACGAGAACCTAGCAG GTGTGCGGATGAACCTCCTGACGCTGCAGCCGGCCCTGAGAACCCTCACCTGTGATTACAACTGTCTGAAGAGACAGGTGCAGGACTTCCCTTACATGCTGGAGAAAGCCATCACCGAGGCCAAGCAGGAG ATCTGTCAGGTGATTGGAGAGGTGAGCAGTGCAAACCAAGAGCTGCTGCGCAAATACAAGCGGGAGATGAACCTGAGGAAGAAATGCCACAATGAACTGGTGCGCCTCAAAG GAAACATCCGTGTGTTGTGCAGAGTACGTCCCATTTGTGCTGGAGAAACAAATGCTGCTGACGCCAAAAACAtagtgacctttgaccctgacGATGATGCTGTTCTCTACTTGTCTAATAAGGGCAAGCTCATGACCTTTGAACTTGACAAAGTCTTTCCCACTCAGTCCACTCAGGAGGAG GTGTTCCAGGAAGTGCAGTCTCTGGTCACTTCCTGTATTGATGGCTTTAACGTATGCATCTTTGCCTATGGGCAGACTGGCTCTGGGAAGACCTATACCATGGAG GGTGTCCCTGAAGACCCTGGCATTAACCAGCGTGCTCTGCGGCTGCTCTTCTCTGAAGTGTCGGAGAAAAAGCCTGACTGGGACTATAAGATCACCGTCAGCATGGTGGAAATCTACAATGAGACCCTTCG GAACCTGTTGGGCGACAATCCCAGTGAGAAGCTGGATATAAAGATGTGTCCAGATGGCAGTGGACAGCTGTACGTGCCAGGACTCACAGAGTTCACCGTGGAGAGCGTGGAGGACATTAACAAG GTGTTTGACCTGGGTCACATGAACAGGGCGACAGCGTGCACTAATCTGAACGAGCACAGCTCTCGCTCTCATGCCCTCCTGATCATCACGGTGGCAGGGTTCAACTCTTCCACGGGCCACCGCACCTCAG GTAAACTCAATCTGGTGGATCTGGCTGGTTCCGAGCGGATTGCCAAATCTGGCGCCGAAGGCAGCCGTCTGCGTGAGGCTCAGTGCATTAACAAATCACTGTCTGCGCTGGGTGACGTCATCAACGCCCTGCGCTCCAAACACTCGCACGTGCCCTTCAGGAACTCGCGTCTCACCTACCTGCTGCAGGACTCGCTCAGCGGAGACAGCAAGACCCTCATGATGGTGCAG GTGTCTCCTCTAGAGAGTAACATCAGTGAGTCGGTTTGCTCTCTGAAGTTCGCTCAGCGTGTTCGGACTGTTGAGATCGGACCCTCGTCTTCCTCGCGCCGCCAAGCAGAGACCTCCTCAACATCCTCCTCTCCAACTCATGACAGCGTGGAG CTGGACTCTCCTCCCGTGACCCCCGTGCCGCTCCCCATCTCAAGGGCCAGCAGCGCAGGTTCAACCCTCTCCTCCACCTCTAAAACCCCCACAACCCGCCGGAGGTCCCACAGTCAGCTGTCCACAG ATAGACAGGTAGACAGAAGCAGCCCATTGGTTGGGGACGGTGGGCAGGTAGGTGAGGTTTTATGTGGTTGGTCGCTTGGCATGAACCGCTCAGCATGGCATGGTGCCCCACATGTCACCTCGTCAACGGCCACCCATCTAACACTAACGCCTTTAACCCCAGGAAGctttgtgtgtgaaagagtgcgTGTGTAA
- the kifc3 gene encoding kinesin-like protein KIFC3 isoform X6, which produces MYGTRKTWDVGHTPCLQELWNKDLSLDVSASSLDILMSDGEEESSFLSLPNSVLQRHCLTSDLSETSTSEQQQLLIQKVTLSCSWTSAYTLQERVCEFQARLRSEDATKRLLLQQLQTHDHQFNQHNHQNEKHSSINQEHQEQLRLQDGQLNQAESPTGVRSSSVLTQRPVDFPSAVQVSKVHSQEQLQKDTGDQLALITGLRTQVKELEEKLADQTQEVERLRSELGATDLEKQLEVLESENQRLKQELRASQTQSSCSAGHCPHRQDVEVLRGELCRKDEECCERERRLAALEQQVQERTGAVVQLQQRLEETAQHRQELQQQLEEASRLRSQSEEQLTSRLQDAEEALSRQAALTPQVKYVTKTVEVESAQCKQALMEAQGRNHALQEQLSVQRQLLRELEQQLHESQRSSTQLRQQILVYEGEMERAQGQLEAEMQSLEEEKNRVIEEAFIRAESEMKAVHENLAGVRMNLLTLQPALRTLTCDYNCLKRQVQDFPYMLEKAITEAKQEICQVIGEVSSANQELLRKYKREMNLRKKCHNELVRLKGNIRVLCRVRPICAGETNAADAKNIVTFDPDDDAVLYLSNKGKLMTFELDKVFPTQSTQEEVFQEVQSLVTSCIDGFNVCIFAYGQTGSGKTYTMEGVPEDPGINQRALRLLFSEVSEKKPDWDYKITVSMVEIYNETLRNLLGDNPSEKLDIKMCPDGSGQLYVPGLTEFTVESVEDINKVFDLGHMNRATACTNLNEHSSRSHALLIITVAGFNSSTGHRTSGKLNLVDLAGSERIAKSGAEGSRLREAQCINKSLSALGDVINALRSKHSHVPFRNSRLTYLLQDSLSGDSKTLMMVQVSPLESNISESVCSLKFAQRVRTVEIGPSSSSRRQAETSSTSSSPTHDSVELDSPPVTPVPLPISRASSAGSTLSSTSKTPTTRRRSHSQLSTDRQVDRSSPLVGDGGQVGEVLCGWSLGMNRSAWHGAPHVTSSTATHLTLTPLTPGSFVCERVRV; this is translated from the exons ATGTACGGCACACGAAAGACCTGGGACGTCGGCCACACCCCCTGTCTACAGGAGCTCTGGAACAAAGACCTCTCATTGGACG TTTCAGCGAGTTCCCTGGATATCCTAATGAGTGATGGTGAGGAGGAGAGCTCCTTCCTCTCGTTGCCCAACTCTGTCCTTCAGCGCCActgtttgacctctgacctctctgaAACCTCCACCTCAGAACAGCAGCAGCTGCTCATACAG AAGGTTACTTTGTCCTGCTCCTGGACGTCTGCCTAC ACGCTGCAGGAGAGAGTTTGTGAGTTCCAGGCACGTTTGCGCAGCGAGGACGCCACAAAAAGACTCCTGCTACAGCAACTGCAGACACACGACCACCAGTTCAACCAACACAACCACCAGAACGAGAAACATTCATCCATTAACCAAGAACATCAAGAGCAGCTCAGACTGCAGGACGGCCAGCTCAACCAAGCTGAGTCACCtacag gtgtgagGAGCTCTAGTGTTTTGACACAGAGGCCTGTGGATTTTCCCAGCGCTGTACAAGTGAGTAAAGTTCACTCACAGGAGCAACTGCAAAAAGACACGGGAGATCAACTCGCTCTCATTACAGGGCTGCGCACACAG GTCAAGGAGCTGGAGGAGAAACTAGCGGATCAGACGCAGGAGGTGGAGAGACTGCGCTCCGAGCTG gGGGCGACAGATCTGGAGAAACAGCTGGAGGTGCTGGAGAGTGAGAACCAGCGGCTCAAACAGGAGCTGAGGGCCAGTCAGACCcagtccagctgctctgctgGACACTGCCCACACAGACAG GATGTGGAGGTCCTGCGTGGAGAGCTGTGTCGTAAGGACGAGGAGTGCTGCGAGCGAGAGCGGCGTCTGGCTGCGCTGGAGCAGCAGGTGCAGGAGAGGACGGGTGCAGTGGTTCAGCTGCAGCAGCGGCTGGAGGAGACGGCGCAGCACAGACAGGAGCTCCAGCAGCAGCTGGAAGAAGCATCACGTCTCAGGAGCCAGAGCGAGGAGCAGCTGACCTCACGGCTTCAGGACGCTGAGGAGGCTCTGTCTCGCCAGGCTGCTCTGACACCACAGGTCAAG TATGTGACCAAGACGGTTGAAGTGGAGTCGGCTCAGTGTAAGCAGGCTTTAATGGAGGCTCAGGGTCGTAATCATGCTCTGCAGGAGCAGCTGAGTGTCCAGAGACAGCTCCTCAGAGAGCTGGAGCAGCAGCTGCACGAGTCTCAGAGAAGCAGCACTCAGCTCCGCCAGCAG atccTGGTGTATGAGGGTGAGATGGAGAGAGCTCAGGGTCAGCTGGAGGCAGAGATGCAGAgtctggaggaggagaagaacAGAGTGATCGAGGAAGCTTTCATCAGAGCAGAGAGCGAGATGAAGGCCGTCCACGAGAACCTAGCAG GTGTGCGGATGAACCTCCTGACGCTGCAGCCGGCCCTGAGAACCCTCACCTGTGATTACAACTGTCTGAAGAGACAGGTGCAGGACTTCCCTTACATGCTGGAGAAAGCCATCACCGAGGCCAAGCAGGAG ATCTGTCAGGTGATTGGAGAGGTGAGCAGTGCAAACCAAGAGCTGCTGCGCAAATACAAGCGGGAGATGAACCTGAGGAAGAAATGCCACAATGAACTGGTGCGCCTCAAAG GAAACATCCGTGTGTTGTGCAGAGTACGTCCCATTTGTGCTGGAGAAACAAATGCTGCTGACGCCAAAAACAtagtgacctttgaccctgacGATGATGCTGTTCTCTACTTGTCTAATAAGGGCAAGCTCATGACCTTTGAACTTGACAAAGTCTTTCCCACTCAGTCCACTCAGGAGGAG GTGTTCCAGGAAGTGCAGTCTCTGGTCACTTCCTGTATTGATGGCTTTAACGTATGCATCTTTGCCTATGGGCAGACTGGCTCTGGGAAGACCTATACCATGGAG GGTGTCCCTGAAGACCCTGGCATTAACCAGCGTGCTCTGCGGCTGCTCTTCTCTGAAGTGTCGGAGAAAAAGCCTGACTGGGACTATAAGATCACCGTCAGCATGGTGGAAATCTACAATGAGACCCTTCG GAACCTGTTGGGCGACAATCCCAGTGAGAAGCTGGATATAAAGATGTGTCCAGATGGCAGTGGACAGCTGTACGTGCCAGGACTCACAGAGTTCACCGTGGAGAGCGTGGAGGACATTAACAAG GTGTTTGACCTGGGTCACATGAACAGGGCGACAGCGTGCACTAATCTGAACGAGCACAGCTCTCGCTCTCATGCCCTCCTGATCATCACGGTGGCAGGGTTCAACTCTTCCACGGGCCACCGCACCTCAG GTAAACTCAATCTGGTGGATCTGGCTGGTTCCGAGCGGATTGCCAAATCTGGCGCCGAAGGCAGCCGTCTGCGTGAGGCTCAGTGCATTAACAAATCACTGTCTGCGCTGGGTGACGTCATCAACGCCCTGCGCTCCAAACACTCGCACGTGCCCTTCAGGAACTCGCGTCTCACCTACCTGCTGCAGGACTCGCTCAGCGGAGACAGCAAGACCCTCATGATGGTGCAG GTGTCTCCTCTAGAGAGTAACATCAGTGAGTCGGTTTGCTCTCTGAAGTTCGCTCAGCGTGTTCGGACTGTTGAGATCGGACCCTCGTCTTCCTCGCGCCGCCAAGCAGAGACCTCCTCAACATCCTCCTCTCCAACTCATGACAGCGTGGAG CTGGACTCTCCTCCCGTGACCCCCGTGCCGCTCCCCATCTCAAGGGCCAGCAGCGCAGGTTCAACCCTCTCCTCCACCTCTAAAACCCCCACAACCCGCCGGAGGTCCCACAGTCAGCTGTCCACAG ATAGACAGGTAGACAGAAGCAGCCCATTGGTTGGGGACGGTGGGCAGGTAGGTGAGGTTTTATGTGGTTGGTCGCTTGGCATGAACCGCTCAGCATGGCATGGTGCCCCACATGTCACCTCGTCAACGGCCACCCATCTAACACTAACGCCTTTAACCCCAGGAAGctttgtgtgtgaaagagtgcgTGTGTAA
- the kifc3 gene encoding kinesin-like protein KIFC3 isoform X2, with amino-acid sequence MYVLCTLVLLSLHNLFKRPKVQEPSEPKAIEGPEQQKPDVTKLDRIKKNKHHLSEGSGPLETSRVSREHDFERCLDGPSRASKRRSVHLDNVHERREIAQPVQRCGLLGPAVMYGTRKTWDVGHTPCLQELWNKDLSLDVSASSLDILMSDGEEESSFLSLPNSVLQRHCLTSDLSETSTSEQQQLLIQTLQERVCEFQARLRSEDATKRLLLQQLQTHDHQFNQHNHQNEKHSSINQEHQEQLRLQDGQLNQAESPTGVRSSSVLTQRPVDFPSAVQVSKVHSQEQLQKDTGDQLALITGLRTQVKELEEKLADQTQEVERLRSELGATDLEKQLEVLESENQRLKQELRASQTQSSCSAGHCPHRQDVEVLRGELCRKDEECCERERRLAALEQQVQERTGAVVQLQQRLEETAQHRQELQQQLEEASRLRSQSEEQLTSRLQDAEEALSRQAALTPQVKYVTKTVEVESAQCKQALMEAQGRNHALQEQLSVQRQLLRELEQQLHESQRSSTQLRQQILVYEGEMERAQGQLEAEMQSLEEEKNRVIEEAFIRAESEMKAVHENLAGVRMNLLTLQPALRTLTCDYNCLKRQVQDFPYMLEKAITEAKQEICQVIGEVSSANQELLRKYKREMNLRKKCHNELVRLKGNIRVLCRVRPICAGETNAADAKNIVTFDPDDDAVLYLSNKGKLMTFELDKVFPTQSTQEEVFQEVQSLVTSCIDGFNVCIFAYGQTGSGKTYTMEGVPEDPGINQRALRLLFSEVSEKKPDWDYKITVSMVEIYNETLRNLLGDNPSEKLDIKMCPDGSGQLYVPGLTEFTVESVEDINKVFDLGHMNRATACTNLNEHSSRSHALLIITVAGFNSSTGHRTSGKLNLVDLAGSERIAKSGAEGSRLREAQCINKSLSALGDVINALRSKHSHVPFRNSRLTYLLQDSLSGDSKTLMMVQVSPLESNISESVCSLKFAQRVRTVEIGPSSSSRRQAETSSTSSSPTHDSVELDSPPVTPVPLPISRASSAGSTLSSTSKTPTTRRRSHSQLSTDRQVDRSSPLVGDGGQVGEVLCGWSLGMNRSAWHGAPHVTSSTATHLTLTPLTPGSFVCERVRV; translated from the exons ATGTATGTGCTGTGCACACTGGTGTTGCTGTCTCTCCACAACCTGTTTAAGAGACCCAAGGTCCAGGAACCCTCTGAACCCAAAGCTATCGAGGGTCCCGAGCAACAAAAACCAGATGTAACCAAACTGGATCGCATAAAGAAGAACAAGCACCACTTGAGTGAAGGTTCTGGACCACTAGAAACATCAAGAGTGTCTAGAGAGCATGACTTTGAAAGATGCTTGGATGGACCCAGCAGAGCAAGTAAAAGAAGATCTGTGCACCTGGATAATGTGCATGAGAGGAGAGAGATTGCACAG CCGGTCCAGCGGTGTGGTCTGCTCGGCCCTGCGGTCATGTACGGCACACGAAAGACCTGGGACGTCGGCCACACCCCCTGTCTACAGGAGCTCTGGAACAAAGACCTCTCATTGGACG TTTCAGCGAGTTCCCTGGATATCCTAATGAGTGATGGTGAGGAGGAGAGCTCCTTCCTCTCGTTGCCCAACTCTGTCCTTCAGCGCCActgtttgacctctgacctctctgaAACCTCCACCTCAGAACAGCAGCAGCTGCTCATACAG ACGCTGCAGGAGAGAGTTTGTGAGTTCCAGGCACGTTTGCGCAGCGAGGACGCCACAAAAAGACTCCTGCTACAGCAACTGCAGACACACGACCACCAGTTCAACCAACACAACCACCAGAACGAGAAACATTCATCCATTAACCAAGAACATCAAGAGCAGCTCAGACTGCAGGACGGCCAGCTCAACCAAGCTGAGTCACCtacag gtgtgagGAGCTCTAGTGTTTTGACACAGAGGCCTGTGGATTTTCCCAGCGCTGTACAAGTGAGTAAAGTTCACTCACAGGAGCAACTGCAAAAAGACACGGGAGATCAACTCGCTCTCATTACAGGGCTGCGCACACAG GTCAAGGAGCTGGAGGAGAAACTAGCGGATCAGACGCAGGAGGTGGAGAGACTGCGCTCCGAGCTG gGGGCGACAGATCTGGAGAAACAGCTGGAGGTGCTGGAGAGTGAGAACCAGCGGCTCAAACAGGAGCTGAGGGCCAGTCAGACCcagtccagctgctctgctgGACACTGCCCACACAGACAG GATGTGGAGGTCCTGCGTGGAGAGCTGTGTCGTAAGGACGAGGAGTGCTGCGAGCGAGAGCGGCGTCTGGCTGCGCTGGAGCAGCAGGTGCAGGAGAGGACGGGTGCAGTGGTTCAGCTGCAGCAGCGGCTGGAGGAGACGGCGCAGCACAGACAGGAGCTCCAGCAGCAGCTGGAAGAAGCATCACGTCTCAGGAGCCAGAGCGAGGAGCAGCTGACCTCACGGCTTCAGGACGCTGAGGAGGCTCTGTCTCGCCAGGCTGCTCTGACACCACAGGTCAAG TATGTGACCAAGACGGTTGAAGTGGAGTCGGCTCAGTGTAAGCAGGCTTTAATGGAGGCTCAGGGTCGTAATCATGCTCTGCAGGAGCAGCTGAGTGTCCAGAGACAGCTCCTCAGAGAGCTGGAGCAGCAGCTGCACGAGTCTCAGAGAAGCAGCACTCAGCTCCGCCAGCAG atccTGGTGTATGAGGGTGAGATGGAGAGAGCTCAGGGTCAGCTGGAGGCAGAGATGCAGAgtctggaggaggagaagaacAGAGTGATCGAGGAAGCTTTCATCAGAGCAGAGAGCGAGATGAAGGCCGTCCACGAGAACCTAGCAG GTGTGCGGATGAACCTCCTGACGCTGCAGCCGGCCCTGAGAACCCTCACCTGTGATTACAACTGTCTGAAGAGACAGGTGCAGGACTTCCCTTACATGCTGGAGAAAGCCATCACCGAGGCCAAGCAGGAG ATCTGTCAGGTGATTGGAGAGGTGAGCAGTGCAAACCAAGAGCTGCTGCGCAAATACAAGCGGGAGATGAACCTGAGGAAGAAATGCCACAATGAACTGGTGCGCCTCAAAG GAAACATCCGTGTGTTGTGCAGAGTACGTCCCATTTGTGCTGGAGAAACAAATGCTGCTGACGCCAAAAACAtagtgacctttgaccctgacGATGATGCTGTTCTCTACTTGTCTAATAAGGGCAAGCTCATGACCTTTGAACTTGACAAAGTCTTTCCCACTCAGTCCACTCAGGAGGAG GTGTTCCAGGAAGTGCAGTCTCTGGTCACTTCCTGTATTGATGGCTTTAACGTATGCATCTTTGCCTATGGGCAGACTGGCTCTGGGAAGACCTATACCATGGAG GGTGTCCCTGAAGACCCTGGCATTAACCAGCGTGCTCTGCGGCTGCTCTTCTCTGAAGTGTCGGAGAAAAAGCCTGACTGGGACTATAAGATCACCGTCAGCATGGTGGAAATCTACAATGAGACCCTTCG GAACCTGTTGGGCGACAATCCCAGTGAGAAGCTGGATATAAAGATGTGTCCAGATGGCAGTGGACAGCTGTACGTGCCAGGACTCACAGAGTTCACCGTGGAGAGCGTGGAGGACATTAACAAG GTGTTTGACCTGGGTCACATGAACAGGGCGACAGCGTGCACTAATCTGAACGAGCACAGCTCTCGCTCTCATGCCCTCCTGATCATCACGGTGGCAGGGTTCAACTCTTCCACGGGCCACCGCACCTCAG GTAAACTCAATCTGGTGGATCTGGCTGGTTCCGAGCGGATTGCCAAATCTGGCGCCGAAGGCAGCCGTCTGCGTGAGGCTCAGTGCATTAACAAATCACTGTCTGCGCTGGGTGACGTCATCAACGCCCTGCGCTCCAAACACTCGCACGTGCCCTTCAGGAACTCGCGTCTCACCTACCTGCTGCAGGACTCGCTCAGCGGAGACAGCAAGACCCTCATGATGGTGCAG GTGTCTCCTCTAGAGAGTAACATCAGTGAGTCGGTTTGCTCTCTGAAGTTCGCTCAGCGTGTTCGGACTGTTGAGATCGGACCCTCGTCTTCCTCGCGCCGCCAAGCAGAGACCTCCTCAACATCCTCCTCTCCAACTCATGACAGCGTGGAG CTGGACTCTCCTCCCGTGACCCCCGTGCCGCTCCCCATCTCAAGGGCCAGCAGCGCAGGTTCAACCCTCTCCTCCACCTCTAAAACCCCCACAACCCGCCGGAGGTCCCACAGTCAGCTGTCCACAG ATAGACAGGTAGACAGAAGCAGCCCATTGGTTGGGGACGGTGGGCAGGTAGGTGAGGTTTTATGTGGTTGGTCGCTTGGCATGAACCGCTCAGCATGGCATGGTGCCCCACATGTCACCTCGTCAACGGCCACCCATCTAACACTAACGCCTTTAACCCCAGGAAGctttgtgtgtgaaagagtgcgTGTGTAA